The Coffea arabica cultivar ET-39 chromosome 3c, Coffea Arabica ET-39 HiFi, whole genome shotgun sequence genome contains a region encoding:
- the LOC113734796 gene encoding pentatricopeptide repeat-containing protein At1g62260, mitochondrial isoform X1 → MFARWRSNLITLNNILLNFRTTNCEYQLVNHDPVVAHCLCSLVSNSASQIPRDLQIMNKNITRLIRSGRIQEARVLFDGLRLRNTITWNSMMSGYVHRREIAKARKLFDEMPERDVVSWNLIISGYMGCRGSRYMQEAKYLFDQMPERDVVSWNTMISGYAKNGRIDEAMRLFMCMPKRNVVSWNAIVSGLLQNGDMKRAVEFFERMPDRDAASLSVLVSGLIQNEELDAAAHVLFKYGTRDSGSEDYLQAYNVLIAGYGQKGRVNDARKLFDQIPIYAADDNRNGVKRFEKNLVSWNSMIMCYVKTGDIISARELFDKMIERDSVSWNTMISGYVHVRNMEEASRLFSEMPRPDALSWNSMISGFSESGNLELARNFFERMPEKNRISWNAIIAGSEKNADYDGAIKLFIEMQGAGEKPDRHTLSSLLSICAESVAVDLGMQIHQLVTKIVVPDIPLNNSLITMYARCGAIFEARTIFDEMQFEKDVISWNAMIGGYASHGYALEALELFDLMKQQRVRPTYITFIAVLNACTHAGLVDQGWLHFEAMINEFGIEPRVEHFASIVDMMGRFGNVEEALNIIYAMSLEPDKSVWGALLNACKVHNNVEIAQVAAEALLRLDPEDSGPYVLLYNMFVDVERWDDANKVRELMDKSRIRKEPGYSRLDSGC, encoded by the coding sequence ATGTTCGCCCGATGGCGGAGCAATTTGATTACCTTAAACaatattttattaaattttaggACGACAAACTGTGAATATCAACTTGTTAATCACGACCCTGTTGTAGCTCATTGTCTTTGCAGTTTAGTCTCCAATTCTGCTTCTCAGATTCCCCGAGACCTCCAGATAATGAACAAGAATATCACACGTTTAATACGAAGTGGCCGGATTCAAGAAGCAAGAGTTTTGTTTGATGGACTAAGACTTAGAAATACAATCACATGGAATTCAATGATGAGTGGATATGTCCATAGGCGAGAAATTGCAAAAGCTCGAAaactgtttgatgaaatgcctgaAAGGGATGTTGTCTCGTGGAATTTGATTATTTCGGGTTATATGGGGTGTCGGGGAAGTAGATATATGCAAGAAGCAAAATACCTGTTTGATCAAATGCCGGAGAGGGATGTTGTTTCGTGGAACACGATGATTAGTGGGTACGCGAAAAATGGTAGAATAGATGAAGCAATGAGGCTTTTTATGTGTATGCCTAAGAGGAATGTTGTTTCTTGGAATGCGATCGTTTCTGGGTTGCTGCAAAATGGTGATATGAAAAGGGCGGTTGAGTTCTTTGAGAGAATGCCTGACAGGGACGCCGCTTCTTTAAGTGTTCTTGTGTCTGGTTTAATACAGAATGAAGAGTTGGATGCTGCTGCACATGTTCTGTTCAAGTATGGGACGAGGGATAGTGGGAGTGAAGATTATCTTCAAGCTTATAACGTTTTGATTGCCGGGTACGGCCAAAAGGGAAGGGTGAACGATGCCCGGAAACTTTTTGATCAAATCCCAATTTATGCTGCCGATGATAATAGGAATGGAGTTAAAAGGTTTGagaaaaatttggtgtcatGGAATTCTATGATCATGTGCTATGTGAAAACTGGAGATATCATTTCTGCCAGGGAGTTATTTGATAAGATGATTGAGCGTGATTCTGTTTCGTGGAATACCATGATTAGTGGCTATGTTCACGTACGAAATATGGAAGAAGCTTCAAGGCTTTTCTCTGAAATGCCACGCCCAGATGCATTATCATGGAATTCAATGATCTCAGGGTTCTCCGAGTCAGGAAACTTGGAACTTGCTCGTAATTTTTTTGAAAGGATGCCAGAGAAAAACAGGATATCTTGGAATGCAATTATTGCaggaagtgagaaaaatgcagATTATGATGGAGCCATCAAGCTTTTTATTGAGATGCAAGGAGCAGGAGAAAAACCTGATCGACACACATTATCTTCACTTCTTAGCATTTGTGCCGAGTCTGTGGCAGTGGATCTGGGAATGCAAATTCATCAGTTAGTAACAAAGATTGTTGTGCCTGATATTCCGTTAAATAACTCGCTTATTACAATGTATGCTAGATGCGGGGCAATATTTGAAGCAAGAACTATTTTTGATGAGATGCAATTTGAGAAAGATGTAATCTCTTGGAATGCTATGATTGGGGGATATGCATCTCATGGTTATGCACTGGAAGCTCTTGAACTATTTGACTTGATGAAGCAACAAAGAGTGAGACCTACTTACATTACATTCATTGCAGTTCTGAATGCATGTACTCATGCTGGTCTTGTTGATCAAGGCTGGTTGCATTTTGAGGCCATGATTAATGAATTTGGTATTGAACCAAGGGTTGAACACTTTGCCTCCATTGTGGACATGATGGGTCGTTTTGGAAATGTTGAGGAAGCCTTGAACATAATTTACGCAATGTCACTTGAACCTGATAAATCTGTCTGGGGTGCATTACTAAATGCCTGTAAGGTGCACAACAATGTGGAGATAGCACAAGTAGCAGCTGAAGCTTTGTTGAGGCTAGATCCAGAGGACTCTGGCCCATATGTTTTGCTGTATAACATGTTTGTTGATGTAGAGAGATGGGATGATGCAAATAAGGTCAGGGAGTTGATGGATAAAAGTAGAATTAGAAAGGAACCAGGTTACAGTAGATTGGATTCAGGCTGCTGA
- the LOC113734796 gene encoding pentatricopeptide repeat-containing protein At1g62260, mitochondrial isoform X2, protein MNKNITRLIRSGRIQEARVLFDGLRLRNTITWNSMMSGYVHRREIAKARKLFDEMPERDVVSWNLIISGYMGCRGSRYMQEAKYLFDQMPERDVVSWNTMISGYAKNGRIDEAMRLFMCMPKRNVVSWNAIVSGLLQNGDMKRAVEFFERMPDRDAASLSVLVSGLIQNEELDAAAHVLFKYGTRDSGSEDYLQAYNVLIAGYGQKGRVNDARKLFDQIPIYAADDNRNGVKRFEKNLVSWNSMIMCYVKTGDIISARELFDKMIERDSVSWNTMISGYVHVRNMEEASRLFSEMPRPDALSWNSMISGFSESGNLELARNFFERMPEKNRISWNAIIAGSEKNADYDGAIKLFIEMQGAGEKPDRHTLSSLLSICAESVAVDLGMQIHQLVTKIVVPDIPLNNSLITMYARCGAIFEARTIFDEMQFEKDVISWNAMIGGYASHGYALEALELFDLMKQQRVRPTYITFIAVLNACTHAGLVDQGWLHFEAMINEFGIEPRVEHFASIVDMMGRFGNVEEALNIIYAMSLEPDKSVWGALLNACKVHNNVEIAQVAAEALLRLDPEDSGPYVLLYNMFVDVERWDDANKVRELMDKSRIRKEPGYSRLDSGC, encoded by the coding sequence ATGAACAAGAATATCACACGTTTAATACGAAGTGGCCGGATTCAAGAAGCAAGAGTTTTGTTTGATGGACTAAGACTTAGAAATACAATCACATGGAATTCAATGATGAGTGGATATGTCCATAGGCGAGAAATTGCAAAAGCTCGAAaactgtttgatgaaatgcctgaAAGGGATGTTGTCTCGTGGAATTTGATTATTTCGGGTTATATGGGGTGTCGGGGAAGTAGATATATGCAAGAAGCAAAATACCTGTTTGATCAAATGCCGGAGAGGGATGTTGTTTCGTGGAACACGATGATTAGTGGGTACGCGAAAAATGGTAGAATAGATGAAGCAATGAGGCTTTTTATGTGTATGCCTAAGAGGAATGTTGTTTCTTGGAATGCGATCGTTTCTGGGTTGCTGCAAAATGGTGATATGAAAAGGGCGGTTGAGTTCTTTGAGAGAATGCCTGACAGGGACGCCGCTTCTTTAAGTGTTCTTGTGTCTGGTTTAATACAGAATGAAGAGTTGGATGCTGCTGCACATGTTCTGTTCAAGTATGGGACGAGGGATAGTGGGAGTGAAGATTATCTTCAAGCTTATAACGTTTTGATTGCCGGGTACGGCCAAAAGGGAAGGGTGAACGATGCCCGGAAACTTTTTGATCAAATCCCAATTTATGCTGCCGATGATAATAGGAATGGAGTTAAAAGGTTTGagaaaaatttggtgtcatGGAATTCTATGATCATGTGCTATGTGAAAACTGGAGATATCATTTCTGCCAGGGAGTTATTTGATAAGATGATTGAGCGTGATTCTGTTTCGTGGAATACCATGATTAGTGGCTATGTTCACGTACGAAATATGGAAGAAGCTTCAAGGCTTTTCTCTGAAATGCCACGCCCAGATGCATTATCATGGAATTCAATGATCTCAGGGTTCTCCGAGTCAGGAAACTTGGAACTTGCTCGTAATTTTTTTGAAAGGATGCCAGAGAAAAACAGGATATCTTGGAATGCAATTATTGCaggaagtgagaaaaatgcagATTATGATGGAGCCATCAAGCTTTTTATTGAGATGCAAGGAGCAGGAGAAAAACCTGATCGACACACATTATCTTCACTTCTTAGCATTTGTGCCGAGTCTGTGGCAGTGGATCTGGGAATGCAAATTCATCAGTTAGTAACAAAGATTGTTGTGCCTGATATTCCGTTAAATAACTCGCTTATTACAATGTATGCTAGATGCGGGGCAATATTTGAAGCAAGAACTATTTTTGATGAGATGCAATTTGAGAAAGATGTAATCTCTTGGAATGCTATGATTGGGGGATATGCATCTCATGGTTATGCACTGGAAGCTCTTGAACTATTTGACTTGATGAAGCAACAAAGAGTGAGACCTACTTACATTACATTCATTGCAGTTCTGAATGCATGTACTCATGCTGGTCTTGTTGATCAAGGCTGGTTGCATTTTGAGGCCATGATTAATGAATTTGGTATTGAACCAAGGGTTGAACACTTTGCCTCCATTGTGGACATGATGGGTCGTTTTGGAAATGTTGAGGAAGCCTTGAACATAATTTACGCAATGTCACTTGAACCTGATAAATCTGTCTGGGGTGCATTACTAAATGCCTGTAAGGTGCACAACAATGTGGAGATAGCACAAGTAGCAGCTGAAGCTTTGTTGAGGCTAGATCCAGAGGACTCTGGCCCATATGTTTTGCTGTATAACATGTTTGTTGATGTAGAGAGATGGGATGATGCAAATAAGGTCAGGGAGTTGATGGATAAAAGTAGAATTAGAAAGGAACCAGGTTACAGTAGATTGGATTCAGGCTGCTGA